A segment of the Hippopotamus amphibius kiboko isolate mHipAmp2 chromosome 8, mHipAmp2.hap2, whole genome shotgun sequence genome:
cttcacatttctttttagtcAGTTTTATTGAGggataatttatatacagtataaATTTTTGTGTACAGTTTTTTATATGCAGGTTGTCTCATGCACTAGTGTACAGTTTTTTGGGTataaagttttatgattttaacAAACACATCCACACATGACCACAACCacaatcaagaaacagaacaattTTACTGCCCAGAAAATTTCCCTCACACCCCTTTATAGTCAGCCCCTGCTACTGTCCCAGCCCTGTAAGACATTGATCTACCTATTTTCTGTCCCTGTggttttcccttttccagaatgtcacgtggatggtatcatacagtatgtagccttttgagactggcttctttcacttaacctaatgcctttgagattcatctgtaTTGCGTGTATCAacagtctgtttcttttattattgttattttttaagagctCAGCTTTTTATTGACCACATTACTAAAGATGTTTAGTCAAAAAGACCAAAGCCCATGTCATCATCACACTCTTcagattcttctttctttgcttctgctttcTTCTCCTCAGCTAGGGCGGCAGTGGTGGAGGGGGTAGGACCTCCTGCTGGTGCAGAACCAGCTGCCGGAGCAGGTCCACCAACCCCCACATCGTAGATGAGGCTCCTGATGTTGACATTGGCCAAAGCCTTTGCAAACAAGCCTGGCCAGAAAGGTTCAAAATTTACACCGGCTGCTTTAATGAGGGCATTGATCTTACCTTCGGTGACCGTCACCTCACCGTGCAGGGTGAGGGCCGGGTAGATGCAGGGGAGCTCTGAGACAGAGGCCATGGTGCCGGTGCTATGCTAGTCTCCAGATGAAATGAGGGCTTTAGCTTCCTCCAAAGCACTGAGCACCTTGGAGGCAGCGAAGGAAAGGGGTGTttcttttattactgttatttttatatatatatatttattattataattataattataaaaaaccCACATAACGTTAaacttaccatcttaatcatttttaagtgtaccgtTCAACAGTACTGTgttttcacattgttgtgcaacagatctctagaacttacatCCAGAGGAGTGTTGCGTGATGTTTcactgcggttttgatttgcatttctctaataattagtgatatcaaacatcttttcctgtgctaaTTGGcgatttgtatatcttctttggagaaatgtctccagGTTTTTTTGtccaatttttaattgggtttttgttattgtttttgagaTGTAGAAATTccttacatattctggatattaacccctcatcagaAATGTGACTTGcaattatttttctcccattccatgggttgccttttcaccctgttgattgtttcttttttttttttaattttatttatttattacttattggctgcattaggtctttgttgctgcatgcgggctttctctacagttgtggagagcgggggctactcttcatggcagtgcacaggcttctcattgcggtggcctctcttgttgcagagcacaggctctaggtacacggacttcagtagttgtggtgtgcgggcttagttgctccatagcatgtgggatcttcccggaccagggctcgaacctgtgtcccctgcattggcaggcagattcttaaccactgcaccaccaggaaagtcctgattgtttcttttgacaCATGGAAGTCTTTAAGTCTTATGTAGTCCcactgttgcctgtgcttttggtgttatatccaagaaatcattgccaaatccaatgtcctGAAActttcctcctatgttttcttctaggaatttaatagtttcaatctattttgagttaatatttgtgtatgGCATAAGGTaagggtctaatttcattcttttgctt
Coding sequences within it:
- the LOC130859107 gene encoding 60S acidic ribosomal protein P1-like isoform X2, coding for MASVSELPCIYPALTLHGEVTALANVNIRSLIYDVGVGGPAPAAGSAPAGGPTPSTTAALAEEKKAEAKKEESEECDDDMGFGLFD
- the LOC130859107 gene encoding 60S acidic ribosomal protein P1-like isoform X1; amino-acid sequence: MASVSELPCIYPALTLHGEVTVTEGKINALIKAAGVNFEPFWPGLFAKALANVNIRSLIYDVGVGGPAPAAGSAPAGGPTPSTTAALAEEKKAEAKKEESEECDDDMGFGLFD